In a single window of the Vibrio celticus genome:
- a CDS encoding microcin C ABC transporter permease YejB produces the protein MAAYIFRRLLLVIPTLWAIITINFFIIQIAPGGPVEQAVAQLEGHNSGIMERFSGGGQEVDLSESDQASASGYKGSRGLDPEVVEEIKKQFGFDKPIHVRYFDMLKNYATFNFGESLFKGGNVIDLIIERLPVSISLGLWSTLIIYVISIPLGIMKAIHHGSRFDIWSSAVVIVGYAVPGFLFAIILIILFASGNYFSWFPLRGLVSSNFDQLNWYQQIGDYFWHLALPIFAMVIGGFATLSMLTKNSFLDEINKQYVVTARAKGLDESSILYKHVFRNAMLIIIAGFPSAFISIFFTGSMLIEVMFSLEGIGLLGFESTIQRDYPVVFSSLYIMTLLGLVLSIISDLTYTWVDPRIDFEAR, from the coding sequence ATGGCCGCGTATATATTTCGACGTTTATTGTTGGTGATCCCCACGCTGTGGGCGATCATCACCATCAACTTTTTCATCATCCAGATTGCCCCTGGAGGCCCGGTAGAGCAAGCCGTTGCTCAATTAGAAGGGCATAACTCTGGCATTATGGAGCGCTTTTCTGGTGGTGGACAAGAAGTTGATTTGAGCGAAAGTGACCAAGCATCTGCCAGTGGCTATAAAGGCTCACGCGGGCTTGATCCTGAAGTGGTTGAAGAGATCAAAAAGCAGTTTGGTTTTGATAAGCCGATTCACGTTCGCTACTTCGACATGTTGAAAAACTACGCGACCTTTAATTTCGGTGAAAGCCTGTTTAAGGGCGGCAACGTTATTGATTTGATCATCGAGCGACTGCCCGTCTCCATCTCCTTGGGATTGTGGAGTACGTTAATCATCTACGTGATCTCGATACCTTTAGGCATCATGAAGGCGATACATCACGGCTCTCGGTTTGATATTTGGTCGAGTGCGGTGGTGATTGTTGGTTATGCCGTTCCAGGTTTCTTGTTTGCGATTATCCTGATTATTTTGTTCGCGAGCGGTAACTACTTCAGTTGGTTCCCATTGCGAGGCTTGGTGTCGAGTAATTTCGACCAGCTTAACTGGTACCAGCAGATTGGCGACTACTTCTGGCATTTAGCATTGCCTATTTTTGCGATGGTCATCGGTGGTTTCGCAACACTCAGCATGCTGACCAAAAACTCCTTCCTTGATGAAATCAATAAACAATATGTAGTGACCGCACGAGCGAAAGGTTTGGATGAGAGCAGCATTCTCTACAAGCACGTTTTCCGTAACGCGATGTTGATCATTATTGCCGGTTTCCCGAGCGCATTTATTAGTATTTTCTTCACGGGCTCTATGTTGATTGAAGTGATGTTTTCACTCGAAGGCATTGGTCTGCTTGGCTTTGAGTCGACCATTCAGCGAGATTACCCAGTGGTGTTCAGCTCTCTCTATATCATGACCTTGCTTGGCTTGGTGCTGAGCATTATCTCCGACCTGACGTATACCTGGGTTGATCCTCGAATTGATTTTGAAGCGCGTTAA
- the rbsD gene encoding D-ribose pyranase, giving the protein MKKSTLINSELSYLVATLGHTDEITICDAGLPIPDHVTRIDLALTHGVPSFQQTVKTMLDESQIEGVVIAEEFAKVSPEHHAALIDLIKTEEARCGKSLSITYITHEEFKQRTHESRAVIRTGECTPYANVIFQAGVTF; this is encoded by the coding sequence ATGAAAAAAAGTACTCTAATAAACTCTGAACTCTCTTACCTAGTGGCGACTCTTGGCCACACAGATGAAATCACGATTTGTGACGCGGGCCTGCCGATTCCAGACCACGTAACTCGTATTGATCTTGCTTTGACTCACGGTGTCCCAAGCTTTCAGCAAACGGTAAAAACCATGCTGGATGAATCTCAAATCGAAGGCGTTGTGATTGCAGAAGAATTTGCGAAAGTAAGCCCAGAACACCACGCAGCACTGATTGATTTAATCAAGACAGAAGAAGCACGTTGTGGCAAATCGCTTTCTATTACTTACATCACTCATGAAGAATTCAAGCAGCGAACGCATGAAAGCCGTGCAGTGATTCGCACAGGTGAATGCACACCATACGCAAATGTTATTTTCCAAGCTGGCGTAACCTTTTAG
- the rbsA gene encoding ribose ABC transporter ATP-binding protein RbsA — translation MTQAILELSSIEKAFPGVKALDKASLNVYPGRVMALMGENGAGKSTLMKVLTGIYHLDGGTIAYQGKPAAFKGPRDSQQAGISIIHQELNLIPELTIAENIFLGREITGTMGRILWNEMYQEADKLLKRLNVKHSSKTPLGQLSLGEQQMVEIAKALSFESKVIIMDEPTDALTDTETESLFKVINELRDEGCGIVYISHRLKEIFEICDDITVLRDGKFIGQCEVKDTDEDGLIEMMVGRKLDEQYPRIGQSHGETCLEVIGLTGSGVHDVSFTLKRGEILGVSGLMGAGRTELMKVIYGALPSERGVINLENKTINPVSPKDGLANGIAYISEDRKGDGLVLGLSVKENMSLCSLDLLTKSGQIQHKDEVIAVDDFIKLFNIKTPTREQIIGNLSGGNQQKVAIAKGLMTKPKVLILDEPTRGVDVGAKKEIYQLINKFKADGMSIILVSSEMPEVLGMSDRIMVMHEGRVSGEFDAKEANQELLLACAVGKKINEDAA, via the coding sequence ATGACTCAAGCCATTTTAGAACTTAGCTCAATTGAGAAAGCCTTCCCTGGTGTTAAAGCACTGGATAAGGCAAGCCTCAACGTTTATCCAGGACGCGTAATGGCGTTAATGGGTGAAAACGGTGCGGGTAAATCAACGCTCATGAAAGTGCTGACGGGTATCTATCACTTGGACGGCGGCACTATCGCCTACCAAGGAAAGCCTGCCGCATTTAAAGGACCTCGTGATTCACAACAAGCCGGCATTAGTATCATTCACCAAGAACTGAATCTAATTCCTGAGTTGACCATTGCCGAGAACATCTTCTTAGGTCGTGAAATCACGGGCACCATGGGTCGCATCTTGTGGAACGAGATGTACCAAGAAGCAGACAAGCTACTTAAACGCCTTAATGTGAAACACAGCTCGAAAACACCTCTAGGTCAGTTGAGCCTTGGTGAGCAGCAAATGGTAGAGATCGCGAAAGCACTATCGTTTGAATCTAAAGTCATCATCATGGATGAACCAACCGATGCGTTAACCGATACCGAAACTGAATCTCTGTTTAAGGTGATTAACGAACTGCGTGATGAAGGCTGTGGCATTGTTTACATCTCTCACCGTTTGAAAGAGATCTTCGAGATTTGTGATGACATCACCGTGCTTCGTGACGGTAAGTTCATTGGTCAGTGTGAAGTAAAAGACACCGACGAAGATGGCCTAATCGAAATGATGGTTGGCCGTAAGCTAGACGAGCAATATCCGCGTATCGGCCAAAGCCACGGTGAAACATGTCTTGAAGTGATTGGCCTGACGGGTTCTGGTGTTCACGACGTGAGCTTTACGCTAAAACGCGGTGAAATCCTGGGTGTATCTGGCCTAATGGGCGCGGGTCGTACCGAACTGATGAAAGTGATTTACGGTGCCCTTCCAAGTGAACGCGGCGTCATCAACCTAGAAAACAAAACCATCAACCCTGTAAGCCCGAAAGACGGCTTGGCCAATGGCATTGCTTACATCTCTGAAGACCGTAAAGGCGATGGCTTAGTTCTAGGGCTTTCTGTTAAAGAAAACATGTCGTTATGTTCGCTTGACCTACTAACAAAGAGCGGTCAAATCCAACATAAAGACGAAGTGATTGCGGTTGATGACTTCATCAAGTTATTCAACATCAAAACCCCGACTCGCGAACAGATTATTGGCAACCTTTCTGGTGGTAACCAACAGAAAGTGGCTATCGCTAAGGGCTTGATGACCAAACCAAAAGTACTAATTCTCGACGAGCCAACGCGCGGGGTCGATGTCGGTGCTAAGAAAGAGATTTACCAACTCATTAATAAATTTAAAGCCGACGGCATGAGCATCATCTTAGTCTCATCTGAAATGCCAGAAGTATTAGGAATGAGTGACCGCATCATGGTGATGCATGAAGGCCGTGTAAGCGGTGAATTTGATGCTAAAGAAGCAAACCAAGAATTATTACTGGCGTGTGCGGTCGGTAAAAAGATCAACGAGGACGCAGCATGA
- a CDS encoding ABC transporter permease: MFNNPLAEARWLRFKANKRGFISLWIFTILFGLSLFAEIIANDKPLLVSYDNQWFVPVINEYAETEFGGEFETEADYKDPYVIELIEDSGYIVWPIIPFSYDTINFDISGAVPSEPDSVNWLGTDDKGRDVLARIIYGFRISVLFGFILTIVSSVIGVVVGATQGYYGGWVDLFGQRFIEVWSGMPTLFLLIILSSFIEPNFWWLLGIMVLFSWMSLVGIVRAEFLRCRNFDYVRAAQAMGVDDKRIMLRHMLPNAMVASLTMMPFILSGSVTTLTSLDFLGFGLPAGSPSLGELLAQGKANLQAPWLGISAFVVLSLMLTLLVFVGEAVRDAFDPHQQK; this comes from the coding sequence ATGTTTAACAACCCTTTAGCTGAAGCTCGTTGGTTACGTTTTAAAGCAAATAAGCGTGGTTTTATCTCCCTTTGGATATTTACCATTCTGTTTGGACTGAGCCTGTTCGCTGAGATCATCGCCAACGATAAACCACTTTTAGTTTCTTATGATAATCAGTGGTTTGTACCTGTCATTAATGAGTATGCCGAGACTGAATTTGGCGGCGAGTTTGAAACCGAAGCGGATTACAAAGACCCTTATGTTATCGAACTTATTGAAGACAGCGGTTACATCGTGTGGCCAATCATTCCGTTTAGCTACGACACCATCAACTTCGATATTTCGGGCGCAGTGCCTTCTGAACCTGACTCAGTGAACTGGTTAGGAACCGATGATAAAGGGCGAGATGTATTAGCTCGCATCATTTATGGGTTCCGTATTTCTGTCTTATTTGGCTTTATTCTGACGATCGTATCAAGCGTGATAGGCGTGGTTGTCGGGGCGACACAAGGTTACTACGGTGGCTGGGTGGATCTGTTTGGTCAGCGCTTCATTGAAGTTTGGTCAGGGATGCCGACTCTATTCTTACTGATCATTCTATCGAGTTTTATTGAACCGAATTTCTGGTGGCTGCTCGGAATAATGGTGCTGTTCAGTTGGATGAGTTTAGTGGGGATTGTGCGAGCTGAATTCTTACGCTGTCGTAACTTCGATTATGTACGTGCCGCGCAAGCGATGGGTGTTGACGACAAACGCATTATGCTTCGTCACATGTTACCCAATGCGATGGTTGCATCGTTAACCATGATGCCGTTTATCCTTTCAGGCTCGGTCACTACGTTAACCTCATTAGATTTCTTAGGCTTTGGTCTTCCTGCGGGTTCACCTTCATTGGGCGAGTTGTTGGCGCAAGGTAAAGCTAACTTACAAGCGCCTTGGCTTGGCATTTCTGCTTTCGTCGTGCTTTCACTGATGCTGACGTTACTGGTCTTCGTTGGTGAAGCGGTGCGTGATGCTTTCGACCCACATCAACAGAAGTAA
- a CDS encoding F0F1 ATP synthase subunit epsilon produces MAIGITDNTFQLNIVSAEGTLFSGPAYALAVSGADGELGIRPGHSPLLSKIKPGVTVFVTDPKSESQVLYVSGGMLEVQPDVVTVLADTALHGKDIDRARAEEAKYAALENINKGNIDINFAQAQLELAKAVAQLRASELTSSRTRH; encoded by the coding sequence ATGGCTATCGGAATTACAGATAATACATTTCAACTTAATATTGTAAGTGCGGAAGGTACGCTGTTTTCAGGTCCAGCGTATGCCCTAGCCGTTTCTGGCGCTGATGGTGAACTGGGGATTCGCCCCGGTCACTCTCCGCTTCTCAGTAAGATCAAACCGGGCGTAACCGTGTTTGTTACAGACCCTAAATCAGAAAGCCAAGTGCTGTATGTCTCTGGTGGGATGCTGGAAGTTCAACCGGATGTGGTTACGGTGTTAGCCGACACTGCCTTGCATGGTAAAGACATTGACCGCGCTCGTGCAGAAGAGGCGAAATATGCGGCTCTAGAGAACATCAACAAGGGCAACATAGACATTAACTTCGCACAAGCTCAGCTAGAATTGGCGAAAGCCGTTGCTCAGCTTCGCGCATCAGAACTGACGTCTTCTCGCACTCGACACTGA
- a CDS encoding winged helix-turn-helix domain-containing protein codes for MNHTINFNGLIIDIDARTITNQQGNKITLRPHLLAVLCLLLENVGRPISRDHIVDVCWNGQLSSPHVLANVVYNLRNVFARLRAQNVQIITISKFGYALSIEPT; via the coding sequence ATGAACCACACAATAAACTTCAACGGCTTAATCATTGATATCGACGCTCGAACGATTACCAACCAGCAAGGAAACAAAATCACTTTGCGCCCTCACCTATTAGCAGTGCTCTGCTTGTTATTGGAAAATGTGGGAAGACCGATTTCAAGAGATCATATTGTTGATGTGTGTTGGAACGGACAACTCTCGTCACCACATGTTCTTGCAAACGTCGTCTATAACCTACGCAATGTCTTCGCGCGATTAAGAGCACAAAACGTCCAGATCATTACCATCAGTAAGTTCGGATATGCGCTATCGATTGAACCCACGTAA
- a CDS encoding porin family protein — protein sequence MNNKFILSIAMMSAFAANNVMAADSGFYLGGAIGTSGIDDGGLTDTIKEPITFKAEDNTYRLIAGYKFNRIVSVEAQYTDFGDVALKTKSGNKVFTWTPQIFSVTANLGYTFDNGIRPFGIIGLSTIDLDQSLPVLDDDSGEGIRYGFGVEYTPKQAKNVSFRLGYEADAFDIEDYENGHKTEDTVVLDSFYLGAMYTF from the coding sequence ATGAACAACAAATTTATTCTAAGCATCGCGATGATGTCAGCATTTGCAGCAAACAATGTAATGGCAGCAGACAGTGGATTTTATCTAGGTGGCGCAATCGGTACATCTGGTATTGATGATGGCGGGTTAACTGACACGATCAAAGAACCTATTACTTTTAAAGCCGAAGACAATACTTACCGATTAATTGCTGGTTACAAATTTAACCGCATTGTTTCGGTTGAAGCTCAATACACAGATTTTGGTGATGTAGCCCTAAAAACGAAATCTGGTAATAAGGTTTTCACTTGGACACCTCAAATCTTTTCGGTAACGGCAAACCTCGGTTACACGTTTGATAATGGTATTCGTCCATTTGGCATCATCGGTTTGTCGACGATTGATTTAGACCAGTCGCTGCCGGTGCTTGATGACGATAGTGGTGAGGGTATTCGCTATGGTTTCGGAGTGGAGTACACACCTAAACAGGCTAAAAACGTCAGCTTTAGGTTAGGCTATGAAGCGGATGCTTTTGATATCGAAGATTACGAAAACGGACACAAGACAGAAGATACTGTTGTTCTGGATTCTTTCTACTTAGGCGCAATGTACACATTCTAA
- the yejF gene encoding microcin C ABC transporter ATP-binding protein YejF — MTSNTTPASPVLTIDKLSVGFGRKDSIEQVTHDVSLEIYKGETLALVGESGSGKSVTANSVLKLLPKGSSHYLNGKINFSGTDILSCSERQLRGIRGGRIGMIFQEPMVSLNPLHRVGKQLVETLAIHRGMRTNKAQALAIEWLSKVGIRYPEQKISAYPHELSGGERQRVMIAMALINEPELLIADEPTTALDVSVQAQILDLLKDLQQELGMAMLFITHDLSIVRKIADRVAVMKDGRLVESNDCHTLFNAPAHPYTQKLINSDPKGLPVPVSPESKPLLDVNQLRVWFPITGGLFKRTISHVKAVTDMEFTLKKGHSIGLVGESGSGKSTTGMAILKLVDSEGSITYSSEQLQGLDRKQMLPFRSRMQVVFQDPFSALNPRMSVAQVIGEGLLVHQQLDEHELDQRICDVMKEVDLDPETRHRYPNEFSGGQRQRIAIARALILKPEFILLDEPTSSLDRTVQAQVLDLLKSLQEKYGLTYLFISHDLNVVKSLCHYTIVMKAGEVIEKGDTETLFGNPQHEYTKQLVNLSNVGGVL, encoded by the coding sequence ATGACTTCAAATACAACGCCTGCTTCTCCAGTTTTGACCATCGATAAATTGTCGGTCGGTTTCGGGCGAAAAGATTCGATAGAACAAGTTACTCATGATGTCTCGTTGGAGATATACAAAGGTGAGACACTTGCTCTGGTAGGAGAGAGTGGTTCCGGCAAATCAGTTACGGCTAATTCAGTGTTAAAACTGCTGCCTAAAGGCTCGTCGCATTACTTGAATGGTAAGATTAACTTCTCTGGCACCGATATTCTGAGTTGTTCTGAAAGACAACTGCGCGGGATTCGTGGTGGTCGCATCGGCATGATCTTTCAAGAGCCCATGGTGTCGCTGAATCCGCTTCATAGAGTCGGGAAACAGCTTGTTGAAACCCTCGCGATTCACCGAGGTATGCGAACCAACAAAGCGCAAGCCTTAGCGATAGAGTGGCTATCCAAGGTGGGGATTCGTTACCCAGAGCAAAAGATTTCAGCTTATCCGCACGAGCTATCTGGTGGAGAACGCCAGCGCGTGATGATCGCGATGGCACTGATCAATGAACCAGAGCTGCTTATTGCTGATGAGCCGACAACCGCATTGGATGTATCGGTGCAAGCGCAGATCCTCGACCTACTAAAAGACTTACAGCAAGAGTTGGGTATGGCAATGCTTTTCATTACTCATGATTTAAGTATCGTTCGTAAGATTGCCGACAGAGTAGCGGTAATGAAAGATGGTCGCTTGGTTGAAAGTAACGACTGTCATACCCTGTTTAACGCACCTGCTCACCCTTACACTCAAAAACTTATTAACTCTGATCCGAAAGGTTTGCCTGTTCCTGTGTCACCCGAAAGCAAACCGCTACTCGATGTAAATCAACTTCGTGTTTGGTTCCCGATCACGGGCGGTTTATTCAAGCGAACCATTTCTCATGTTAAAGCTGTGACCGACATGGAGTTCACTTTGAAGAAAGGGCACTCAATCGGTTTGGTTGGCGAAAGTGGTTCTGGTAAATCGACGACCGGTATGGCGATACTTAAGCTGGTAGATAGTGAAGGGTCAATCACCTATTCGAGTGAACAGCTTCAAGGTTTAGACCGAAAACAGATGCTTCCGTTTAGAAGCCGTATGCAAGTGGTCTTTCAAGACCCGTTTTCTGCATTGAATCCAAGAATGTCGGTCGCTCAGGTGATTGGCGAAGGCTTGTTAGTGCACCAACAATTGGATGAGCACGAGCTCGACCAACGCATCTGTGATGTAATGAAAGAGGTCGATCTCGATCCTGAAACTCGTCACCGTTATCCAAATGAGTTTTCTGGCGGACAAAGGCAGCGTATTGCGATTGCTCGTGCTTTGATTTTAAAGCCAGAGTTTATCTTGCTTGATGAGCCAACATCTTCACTCGACAGAACCGTTCAAGCTCAAGTACTGGATTTACTGAAGTCACTTCAAGAAAAGTATGGCCTGACCTATTTGTTTATCAGTCATGATTTGAATGTCGTGAAATCCCTATGTCATTACACCATAGTCATGAAAGCTGGCGAGGTAATAGAGAAGGGTGACACTGAGACTTTGTTTGGTAATCCGCAGCATGAATATACCAAGCAGTTGGTGAATCTCTCGAACGTTGGTGGTGTTTTATAA
- a CDS encoding endonuclease/exonuclease/phosphatase family protein has product MNKPNQITFATFNLLNYLEPPNAYYDFENIYSFEEWQKKQHWMAEAIRSLDCDVIGFQEIFSPQSLEQLMNELGYPYFAVVDSAHVEDDYLYTSPVVGIASRYPIENVQPVTPDSTLLAAFNLGDKFSFNRTPVHATITLPHLGSTDCYVVHFKSQRPTEPKAESVDADNTQQGEKPQSDTLTRFHQEQLGSWLSSVQRGLEAQMLHQYITNQRYQTDQPVVLMGDFNKPLFNDEFKGLLSYSINRDENSKHWLSHFRLKDSWDLYHQLHEEDLLEQRKPTHYYGASGSVLDYILMSNEFDCQNSSSLMEISSYTVLDHHLINPSFEHDQFSTDHAIVSVTAHIREA; this is encoded by the coding sequence TTGAACAAACCAAACCAAATAACATTCGCAACGTTCAACCTTCTGAACTATCTCGAGCCACCGAATGCTTATTATGATTTTGAGAACATCTACAGCTTCGAAGAATGGCAGAAGAAGCAACATTGGATGGCTGAAGCGATTCGTTCATTAGATTGCGATGTGATTGGCTTCCAAGAGATATTTAGCCCTCAGTCTTTAGAGCAATTGATGAACGAGCTAGGTTATCCATACTTTGCAGTGGTCGATAGCGCACACGTTGAAGATGATTACCTATACACCTCACCTGTCGTTGGGATCGCTTCTCGCTACCCGATTGAAAACGTACAGCCTGTTACGCCAGATTCGACGTTACTGGCAGCATTCAACCTTGGCGACAAATTCTCATTCAACAGAACGCCTGTTCACGCGACGATTACGTTACCCCATTTAGGTTCGACCGACTGTTATGTGGTGCACTTCAAATCACAACGTCCGACAGAACCAAAAGCAGAATCTGTCGATGCCGACAACACTCAGCAAGGCGAAAAACCACAAAGTGACACACTCACTCGCTTCCACCAAGAACAACTTGGCTCTTGGTTATCGAGTGTTCAGCGTGGCCTTGAAGCTCAGATGCTGCATCAATACATCACCAACCAACGCTACCAGACCGACCAGCCTGTTGTGTTAATGGGTGACTTTAATAAGCCTCTGTTTAATGATGAGTTTAAAGGGCTATTGAGTTACTCAATCAACCGAGACGAAAACAGCAAGCATTGGCTGTCCCACTTTCGCTTAAAAGACAGCTGGGATCTTTACCATCAGTTACATGAAGAAGACTTGCTTGAACAGCGTAAACCAACCCATTACTACGGCGCATCTGGATCTGTACTGGACTACATTTTGATGTCGAACGAGTTTGATTGTCAGAACTCTTCAAGCTTAATGGAGATCTCTAGCTACACAGTATTAGACCATCACCTCATCAATCCAAGCTTTGAGCATGACCAATTCAGTACCGACCATGCCATCGTGTCTGTTACCGCACATATCCGTGAAGCCTAG
- a CDS encoding extracellular solute-binding protein — protein MGTVFRRKASQRTQFFRFKLKSCAIMLPLIALQPSVTYASETQSNPAVTVIETTQLVGFGEAKYPADFTHFDYVNPDAPKQGKVTYGSIGTYDSFNRFGSRGVAASYTGEIYDTLMFSPSDEIDAYYPLIASKVRYASDFTWMEIDINPNAKFQDGEPITAHDVAFTFDKFSTEGVPQYRVYYKEIKSVKAVSDLVVRIEMNSPNREKLFSFAQSTRVLPKHFWKDRKLSEPLSEPPVGSGPYKIISYKSGQSVTYGLDENYWAADLPVNVGRNNFKQVQYDYYRDDTVMLEAFKAGEFDLRTENSAKFWANSYTGANFDKGYIIKEEINHEKPETTQGFVFNIQSPVFSDPKVREALTYAMDFEWMNKNMFYGQYKRTRSYFQNTDYEAKGLPSEAEVELLSQYKDQIPPRVFTEEFQPPVTDGSGRIRSQMRTAFKLLKEAGWVLKDKVMTNEKTGKPMSFELLIYSPTTERIATPVQKNLKRMGIEMKIRTIDTTQYIKRLRDRDFDMVSSSFSANPYPSPNLMIVWNSNYIDSTYNTAGVIDPVVDALTEEIALNQQHPEKLLTLGRSLDRVLQWNFYNIPQWHVGEYRVAMWDKFERPDVLPKYDLGIDTWWISEEKAALLPEKRR, from the coding sequence ATGGGAACAGTTTTTCGACGCAAAGCCTCGCAACGCACTCAGTTTTTCAGGTTTAAATTGAAGTCATGTGCAATCATGTTGCCGCTTATTGCTTTACAACCCTCCGTTACTTACGCTTCTGAAACTCAATCAAACCCTGCTGTCACCGTTATTGAAACCACACAACTGGTTGGTTTTGGTGAAGCAAAATATCCAGCCGATTTCACTCACTTCGATTACGTTAATCCTGATGCGCCAAAGCAGGGTAAAGTGACCTATGGCAGTATAGGTACGTACGATAGCTTTAATCGATTCGGTTCCCGCGGCGTTGCTGCAAGTTATACCGGAGAGATTTACGATACATTGATGTTCTCTCCGAGTGACGAGATTGATGCGTACTATCCATTGATTGCTTCAAAGGTTCGCTACGCCAGTGATTTCACTTGGATGGAAATCGACATCAACCCAAATGCTAAATTCCAAGATGGCGAGCCTATCACTGCGCATGATGTTGCCTTTACTTTTGACAAGTTCTCAACAGAGGGCGTGCCTCAGTATCGTGTGTATTACAAAGAGATTAAGTCAGTAAAAGCGGTCTCTGATTTGGTTGTTCGTATTGAAATGAACAGTCCAAACCGCGAAAAACTGTTTAGCTTTGCGCAAAGCACTCGTGTATTGCCGAAACATTTTTGGAAAGACAGAAAGCTGTCTGAGCCTCTAAGTGAGCCACCAGTCGGTAGTGGTCCTTATAAGATCATCAGCTACAAATCAGGCCAAAGTGTTACCTATGGTCTAGATGAAAACTACTGGGCAGCAGACTTACCAGTTAACGTTGGCCGTAATAACTTCAAGCAGGTGCAATACGATTACTACCGTGACGACACGGTAATGCTGGAAGCCTTTAAAGCAGGGGAGTTCGATCTGCGAACCGAGAACTCGGCGAAGTTCTGGGCCAACTCCTACACAGGCGCGAACTTCGATAAAGGCTACATCATTAAAGAAGAGATAAACCATGAGAAGCCTGAAACGACTCAAGGTTTTGTCTTCAACATTCAATCTCCAGTGTTCTCTGATCCTAAAGTTCGTGAAGCGTTAACCTACGCGATGGACTTTGAGTGGATGAACAAGAACATGTTCTATGGTCAGTACAAACGTACTCGCAGCTACTTCCAAAATACTGACTATGAAGCGAAAGGCTTACCAAGCGAAGCTGAAGTCGAGTTGTTGTCTCAATACAAAGATCAAATTCCACCGCGAGTTTTCACCGAAGAATTCCAACCACCCGTCACCGATGGCAGCGGCCGTATTCGTAGCCAAATGCGCACGGCTTTCAAATTATTGAAAGAAGCGGGTTGGGTGCTGAAAGACAAAGTAATGACCAACGAAAAGACGGGCAAGCCGATGTCATTTGAGTTGCTGATTTATAGCCCAACGACGGAACGTATCGCAACGCCGGTTCAAAAGAACCTTAAGCGCATGGGTATTGAGATGAAGATACGTACCATTGATACGACTCAGTACATCAAGCGCTTACGTGATCGTGATTTCGACATGGTTTCGTCGTCATTTTCCGCAAACCCTTATCCTAGCCCGAACTTAATGATCGTTTGGAACTCTAACTACATTGATTCTACTTACAATACTGCAGGTGTTATCGATCCAGTGGTTGACGCGTTAACAGAAGAAATTGCGCTTAACCAACAGCATCCTGAAAAGCTTCTTACACTAGGTCGTTCACTTGACCGTGTATTGCAGTGGAATTTCTACAACATCCCGCAATGGCACGTTGGTGAATATCGCGTAGCAATGTGGGACAAGTTTGAGCGTCCAGATGTATTGCCTAAATACGATTTAGGTATCGATACATGGTGGATTTCAGAAGAGAAGGCGGCATTGCTTCCTGAAAAACGTCGCTAG
- a CDS encoding RNA-binding S4 domain-containing protein — translation MDQEHYEDADYEDADYEGQELGEEGEEIEIEAIGIDVSSQPIELYKVFKIANLVSGGGEAKHIISEGYVAVNGELETRKRRKMYDGDFFEFNQEYYVVVCDQPVQEESDKPKKKEAPKKDNKAKKGQSKKDSKKKESKKSKAEMLSAKAEPKKEKKEKKPKKKADTPKPTRDDKSGRNSIEFF, via the coding sequence ATGGACCAAGAACATTACGAAGACGCTGATTACGAAGACGCTGATTACGAAGGCCAAGAGCTGGGCGAAGAAGGCGAAGAGATTGAAATCGAAGCAATTGGTATTGATGTTTCATCACAGCCAATCGAACTCTACAAGGTGTTTAAAATTGCTAACCTAGTGAGTGGTGGCGGTGAAGCTAAACACATCATCTCTGAAGGATACGTAGCGGTAAATGGTGAGCTGGAAACGCGTAAGCGTCGTAAAATGTACGATGGCGACTTCTTTGAATTCAACCAAGAATACTATGTAGTGGTGTGTGATCAGCCAGTACAAGAAGAATCAGACAAGCCGAAAAAGAAAGAAGCGCCTAAAAAAGATAACAAGGCGAAGAAAGGTCAGTCTAAAAAGGATTCTAAGAAGAAAGAGTCTAAGAAAAGCAAAGCTGAAATGCTAAGCGCAAAGGCTGAACCAAAGAAAGAGAAAAAAGAGAAGAAACCGAAAAAGAAAGCGGATACGCCTAAGCCAACACGTGACGATAAAAGCGGCCGTAATTCGATTGAATTCTTCTAA